A stretch of the Chlamydia pecorum E58 genome encodes the following:
- the ftsW gene encoding putative lipid II flippase FtsW: MKWFVVSCLLGIFSLGLIMVFDTSSAEVLDRSLACSTHKALLRQVTYLILGLVASSVIYMIGWEDFLKMSPVFLLVASVVLIFILIPGVGICRNGARRWIGVGQLALQPSEFVKYLIPIVAIEFLGTYQQYRQNFLQFLKLSVGLFLPIFLIAVEPDNGSAAVIAFSLIPVFIMMSVRWWYWLVPLIGIICCGGYLAYRMPYVRHRLNVYLHPELDIKGRGHQPYQAKIAAGSGRLIGKGPGAGLQKLTYLPEAQNDYIAAIYAEEFGFIGMVFLILLYMCVIYGGYAIAIRAVSEKGAALAIVITVILGMQAFINLGVVSGLLPSKGVNLPFFSQGGSSLIANMCGVTLLLRVYDEGHA; the protein is encoded by the coding sequence ATGAAGTGGTTTGTCGTTTCTTGTTTATTAGGGATTTTCTCCTTAGGGTTAATCATGGTCTTCGATACTTCTTCTGCAGAAGTGTTAGATCGCTCTTTAGCATGCAGTACCCATAAAGCTTTACTTCGTCAAGTAACCTATCTTATTCTTGGTCTAGTGGCATCTTCTGTTATCTATATGATAGGATGGGAAGATTTCCTTAAGATGAGCCCAGTATTTTTGCTTGTAGCAAGCGTGGTTTTGATTTTTATATTAATTCCTGGCGTTGGGATTTGTAGAAATGGCGCGAGACGTTGGATAGGGGTTGGCCAGCTAGCTCTACAACCTTCGGAGTTTGTCAAATATCTTATCCCTATAGTCGCTATAGAGTTCCTCGGGACCTATCAGCAATATCGCCAGAACTTTCTACAGTTTCTAAAACTCTCAGTAGGTTTGTTTCTCCCCATTTTCCTAATTGCAGTAGAACCAGATAATGGCTCAGCTGCTGTGATTGCATTCTCTTTGATCCCTGTATTCATTATGATGTCAGTACGTTGGTGGTATTGGCTTGTGCCTCTGATAGGGATTATCTGTTGTGGGGGGTATCTAGCGTATAGAATGCCTTATGTACGCCATCGCTTAAATGTGTATCTTCATCCTGAATTAGATATTAAAGGACGAGGGCACCAGCCGTATCAGGCGAAAATTGCTGCTGGTTCAGGTAGACTTATCGGAAAGGGCCCGGGAGCAGGATTGCAAAAGCTTACCTATTTGCCAGAAGCACAAAATGACTATATCGCTGCAATTTATGCTGAGGAATTTGGATTTATAGGGATGGTGTTTCTGATCTTGCTTTACATGTGCGTGATTTACGGGGGGTATGCGATCGCTATTCGTGCAGTTTCAGAAAAAGGTGCTGCACTTGCAATCGTTATTACTGTAATTCTTGGTATGCAGGCGTTCATCAATCTCGGAGTGGTTTCTGGTCTACTGCCTAGTAAGGGTGTGAACCTCCCTTTTTTCAGCCAAGGAGGATCTTCATTGATCGCAAATATGTGCGGAGTTACCTTATTATTAAGGGTTTATGATGAAGGGCATGCGTAA
- the murG gene encoding undecaprenyldiphospho-muramoylpentapeptide beta-N-acetylglucosaminyltransferase — protein sequence MMKGMRKVILAVGGTGGHIVPALATRELFHSKGVETLLIGKGLEGHPVIQDNNVAYREIPSGLPALASPLVMLRRGKAILAGYQHSLKVFREFEPDLVVGFGSYHSLPVVLAAARKGLPMFLHEQNVVPGKVNQLFSRFAKGVGVNFSTTAKRFPCPSREVFVARRTQKQHVQCSGSPRICVVGGSQGARILNQIVPRALCQLRETFPNIHVHHIVGPMGEIRDVEVCYTQGEISHCVKHFETHMLDVLISSDLVISRAGATILDELLWAKTPAIFIPYPGAYGHQQANAQFFVENIRGGEMILETELNEKILVKKVMLALDSQTSEARRQSLCNYEKHRSRISFYQFICEHL from the coding sequence ATGATGAAGGGCATGCGTAAGGTAATTTTAGCTGTTGGGGGGACTGGGGGACACATCGTTCCTGCATTAGCAACGAGAGAGCTCTTTCATAGCAAAGGCGTAGAGACATTGTTAATAGGGAAAGGCTTAGAAGGACATCCGGTAATACAAGACAATAATGTAGCATATAGAGAAATTCCTTCAGGCCTTCCAGCATTAGCTTCTCCTTTAGTGATGTTACGTCGAGGGAAAGCGATACTTGCAGGATATCAGCACTCTTTAAAAGTATTTCGAGAGTTTGAACCTGATCTTGTTGTAGGATTTGGAAGCTACCATTCTCTCCCCGTAGTATTAGCCGCAGCCAGGAAAGGTTTGCCTATGTTTTTGCATGAGCAAAATGTTGTGCCAGGCAAGGTAAACCAGCTGTTTTCCCGTTTTGCCAAAGGGGTAGGAGTAAACTTTTCTACTACAGCAAAAAGGTTCCCTTGTCCTTCTCGCGAGGTATTTGTCGCAAGAAGGACGCAAAAACAACATGTACAGTGTTCTGGAAGTCCGAGGATCTGTGTGGTTGGAGGGTCTCAGGGGGCAAGAATATTGAATCAGATAGTTCCTAGAGCTCTATGTCAGCTTAGGGAGACATTTCCGAATATCCATGTGCATCATATTGTTGGCCCTATGGGGGAAATTAGAGACGTGGAGGTTTGTTATACACAGGGGGAGATTTCCCATTGTGTAAAACATTTTGAAACGCACATGCTTGATGTTCTTATCTCTTCAGATCTTGTAATTAGTCGTGCAGGAGCTACAATTTTAGATGAACTTCTGTGGGCAAAGACCCCAGCGATTTTTATCCCTTATCCAGGAGCATATGGCCATCAACAAGCGAATGCGCAATTTTTTGTAGAGAATATCCGGGGGGGAGAGATGATTTTAGAAACGGAGTTGAACGAGAAAATATTGGTCAAAAAAGTCATGCTTGCTCTAGATTCTCAAACTAGTGAAGCCAGAAGGCAATCTCTGTGTAATTATGAGAAGCACAGATCTCGGATCTCCTTTTATCAGTTTATTTGTGAGCACTTATAG
- a CDS encoding KH domain-containing protein, which translates to MEEFVAYIVKNLVADPEAVQISSVEDKAKESIKVEIRVAPQDIGKIIGRRGNTIHALRTILRRVCARLRKKVQVDLVQPENGENIVYSDAYYDSKPEFSDQDEEVIQEDIVNDEGLEVIEEEFLASSCKCCCGSHSQC; encoded by the coding sequence ATGGAAGAGTTTGTAGCTTATATCGTTAAAAATTTAGTTGCTGATCCTGAAGCTGTTCAAATTTCATCTGTTGAAGATAAAGCTAAGGAGTCTATCAAAGTAGAGATCCGTGTAGCGCCTCAAGATATTGGAAAAATTATCGGAAGAAGAGGCAACACTATACATGCTTTGAGGACTATTCTTAGGCGTGTGTGTGCTAGATTAAGAAAAAAGGTGCAAGTAGACTTAGTGCAACCAGAAAATGGGGAAAATATTGTGTATAGTGATGCTTATTATGATTCTAAGCCTGAGTTTTCGGATCAGGACGAAGAAGTCATTCAAGAGGATATCGTAAACGATGAGGGACTTGAGGTTATAGAAGAAGAGTTTTTAGCTTCTTCTTGTAAATGTTGCTGTGGTTCCCACTCTCAATGTTAA
- a CDS encoding LysM peptidoglycan-binding domain-containing protein, producing MNRRDMVITAVLMNAILLVALFATSKRGVVKNYAENYSEFSSEKIVKVLAPEEKLPEASQVAAVVPAQPVPVAKEVLAAQFMEEQHIVVSPQQPAQEAQEVQQQPQPVVEERKEAFTTVIVKKGDFLERIAKANHTTVSTLMQLNDLSSTQLKIGQVLKVPVVEQVATQSSRPETLNPENYYTVQEGDSPWTIALRNHIRLEELLRLNNLDEHKARRIRPGDQLRIR from the coding sequence ATGAATCGCAGAGATATGGTAATCACTGCTGTTTTGATGAATGCAATTTTGCTTGTGGCTTTGTTCGCCACGTCAAAGCGTGGTGTAGTAAAAAATTATGCAGAGAATTATTCAGAGTTTTCCTCTGAAAAGATTGTCAAAGTTCTTGCCCCTGAAGAGAAACTCCCAGAGGCTTCTCAAGTGGCTGCTGTCGTTCCTGCACAGCCAGTTCCCGTAGCTAAAGAGGTCTTGGCAGCGCAGTTTATGGAAGAGCAACATATTGTGGTTTCTCCTCAACAGCCTGCCCAGGAAGCTCAAGAAGTGCAGCAGCAACCCCAGCCTGTTGTGGAGGAACGGAAGGAGGCCTTCACTACAGTGATTGTAAAGAAAGGGGATTTCCTAGAGCGTATAGCGAAAGCCAACCATACGACAGTGTCTACTCTGATGCAGTTGAATGATTTGTCTTCAACACAATTAAAAATTGGTCAGGTATTAAAAGTCCCTGTTGTGGAGCAGGTTGCTACTCAAAGTTCCCGCCCCGAAACATTGAATCCTGAAAATTACTATACTGTGCAAGAAGGGGATAGCCCTTGGACTATTGCTTTAAGGAATCATATTCGTTTAGAGGAACTACTTCGACTCAATAATCTTGATGAGCATAAGGCAAGACGGATTCGTCCTGGGGATCAACTGCGTATACGATAG
- the cutA gene encoding divalent-cation tolerance protein CutA, with translation MLAELLVLEHLAACVHIFPKGESLYIWEGQLTSHEEYLVQIKTLKKHFASITMKIQQTCSYSCPEVLLVPIEKGNPAYLQWLQYQCSKS, from the coding sequence ATGCTAGCCGAACTTCTTGTCTTAGAACACTTAGCTGCGTGTGTGCACATTTTTCCTAAAGGGGAATCTCTATATATCTGGGAAGGACAGTTAACTTCTCATGAAGAGTATCTTGTACAGATCAAAACTCTAAAAAAGCACTTTGCAAGCATCACTATGAAAATCCAACAAACCTGTTCATATTCCTGCCCAGAAGTCCTTCTGGTCCCTATAGAAAAGGGAAATCCTGCGTATTTACAATGGCTTCAATACCAGTGTTCAAAATCATGA
- a CDS encoding STAS domain-containing protein, protein MDITIREYGEIIVVSLQGALDAVAVPKVEEYLQQQISLGKHKIVINMQEMHYISSAGIRLVLSIFKFLQGLQGRLCICCMQDQVAEVLRMAGVDQLLSLCHSEQECFSKF, encoded by the coding sequence ATGGATATCACGATCAGGGAATATGGAGAGATTATTGTTGTTTCTTTGCAAGGAGCTTTGGATGCTGTAGCAGTGCCAAAAGTAGAGGAATATCTCCAACAGCAAATTTCCTTAGGTAAGCATAAAATTGTTATAAATATGCAGGAAATGCACTATATCAGTAGTGCTGGGATTCGTCTTGTCCTGTCTATATTCAAGTTCCTACAAGGATTGCAGGGAAGATTATGCATATGTTGTATGCAAGATCAGGTCGCTGAAGTGTTGCGTATGGCTGGGGTAGACCAACTGTTATCATTGTGTCATTCAGAACAGGAATGTTTCAGTAAATTTTAG
- the murD gene encoding UDP-N-acetylmuramoyl-L-alanine--D-glutamate ligase, whose amino-acid sequence MSRHVVVLGAGVSGKSLAKYFYRLGDHVTIVDRSLKALHNIPESHVKLLEGTQELPKQVDFVVRSPGIPPTHAWVIEAKSRGISVETDIQVALKSPEFQQYPSIGVTGSNGKTTTVSFLTHLFHTLGLSAVSMGNIGTPILELQGVSGIRVVEISSFQLVDQEERIPVFSSAALLNVCQNHLDYHDTMDAYMMAKSHIANYVQDPQTLWVGEGISLGKPYRAYFEETQEILDKASALKPIYLHDRSNYCAAYALAKEVCHVPLEGFLLAIQTFKKPPHRIEYLGKKHNVHYYNDSKATTVEAVKQALIALGSKVIVILGGRNKGGDFSALSFVLSQTAKHVIAMGECREEIVQAVAGVVPVCMAHKLEEAIEIAQALASAGDSILLSPGCTSFDQFQNFEERGIFFKKLVGEMEALSSL is encoded by the coding sequence ATGTCTCGACATGTTGTGGTTTTAGGTGCCGGGGTCTCAGGAAAATCTTTAGCGAAATACTTTTATCGTCTCGGGGATCATGTTACGATTGTAGATCGTTCTTTAAAGGCACTACACAATATCCCTGAGTCGCATGTAAAGCTTTTAGAAGGGACGCAAGAGCTTCCTAAACAGGTTGATTTTGTCGTGCGCTCTCCAGGAATTCCTCCTACGCATGCATGGGTAATAGAGGCGAAATCTCGAGGGATTTCTGTAGAGACAGATATCCAAGTAGCCTTAAAAAGTCCAGAATTTCAACAATATCCTTCTATAGGTGTCACAGGGTCAAATGGAAAGACTACAACGGTGAGTTTTTTAACGCATTTGTTTCATACACTGGGACTCTCCGCAGTATCTATGGGGAATATTGGCACGCCCATTTTAGAGCTTCAGGGAGTTTCAGGAATTCGTGTTGTAGAGATAAGCTCATTTCAACTAGTAGATCAAGAAGAGAGGATCCCTGTGTTCTCTTCTGCCGCTTTGCTGAATGTATGCCAGAATCATCTTGACTATCACGATACGATGGATGCCTACATGATGGCGAAAAGCCATATTGCTAATTATGTGCAAGATCCTCAAACTTTATGGGTTGGGGAGGGGATTTCTTTAGGAAAGCCTTATCGGGCGTATTTTGAAGAGACTCAAGAAATTTTGGATAAAGCAAGTGCATTAAAACCAATATACTTGCATGATAGAAGTAATTACTGTGCTGCCTATGCTTTGGCTAAGGAAGTCTGTCATGTTCCTCTTGAAGGTTTCCTTTTGGCAATACAGACTTTTAAAAAGCCCCCACATAGAATAGAGTATCTTGGGAAAAAGCATAATGTGCATTACTATAACGATAGTAAAGCGACAACAGTTGAGGCTGTAAAACAAGCCCTTATTGCTTTGGGGAGCAAGGTGATAGTCATATTAGGGGGTAGAAATAAGGGTGGAGATTTCTCCGCTCTCTCTTTTGTTCTCTCTCAAACAGCAAAACATGTTATAGCAATGGGAGAGTGTCGAGAAGAAATTGTTCAAGCTGTGGCAGGTGTTGTTCCTGTATGTATGGCTCATAAATTAGAAGAAGCTATAGAGATTGCGCAAGCGCTTGCTAGTGCAGGAGATTCTATCCTATTATCCCCAGGGTGCACAAGCTTCGATCAATTTCAGAATTTTGAAGAACGAGGGATTTTCTTTAAGAAATTAGTTGGAGAAATGGAGGCTTTGAGTTCTTTATGA
- the miaA gene encoding tRNA (adenosine(37)-N6)-dimethylallyltransferase MiaA, with amino-acid sequence MLLPEPTALSIEIEQRLEPQKQFVKLFKRTVILLAGPTGSGKTEVSLKLASMIDGEIVSVDSMQVYQGMDIGTAKVPWEMRRVIPHHLIDVCHVQEPFNVVDFYYEAIHACQAIFARNKVPILVGGTGFYFHAFLAGPPQGPAGDVYVRSALEAHAEKVGLAALYEEVKSLDPQYALTITKNDRNKIIRALEIMRITGKRVSDHKWNDRPVCSSEYSCRAWFLSPHQEMLKQQLYIRCDKMLQEGLLEEVRNLLAQGIKHNPSAAKAIGYREWIEFIECGEPEDHYLEVKQKFFSNSWRYTKKQRTWFKRYSMFRELPTLGLTATSIAERIAEDYHLYG; translated from the coding sequence ATGTTGCTACCAGAACCTACTGCTTTATCTATAGAAATTGAGCAGCGTCTTGAGCCTCAAAAGCAGTTCGTGAAGCTATTTAAACGTACAGTGATTTTGCTTGCAGGCCCTACTGGCTCAGGGAAAACCGAGGTTTCTTTAAAATTAGCTTCTATGATTGACGGGGAAATTGTCTCAGTAGATTCTATGCAAGTTTATCAAGGCATGGATATTGGCACGGCTAAGGTTCCCTGGGAAATGAGGCGCGTTATCCCACATCATTTAATTGATGTGTGTCATGTTCAAGAGCCTTTCAACGTTGTCGATTTTTATTATGAAGCTATCCACGCGTGTCAAGCAATTTTTGCAAGAAATAAAGTGCCTATTTTAGTTGGGGGTACAGGCTTTTATTTTCATGCGTTTTTAGCTGGACCTCCGCAGGGCCCAGCAGGAGATGTCTATGTACGCTCCGCGTTAGAGGCTCATGCAGAAAAGGTTGGTTTGGCAGCTCTTTATGAAGAAGTAAAGTCTTTAGATCCTCAATACGCCTTAACGATTACGAAAAATGATCGCAATAAAATTATTCGTGCCTTGGAAATTATGAGAATTACTGGAAAGCGTGTCAGTGATCATAAGTGGAATGACCGTCCTGTCTGCTCATCAGAGTACTCTTGTCGTGCTTGGTTTCTTTCTCCCCATCAAGAGATGTTAAAACAGCAATTATATATTCGCTGTGACAAGATGCTTCAAGAGGGATTGCTAGAAGAGGTGCGAAACCTTTTGGCTCAGGGGATAAAACACAATCCCTCTGCGGCAAAAGCTATAGGGTATCGCGAATGGATAGAGTTCATAGAATGTGGAGAGCCAGAAGATCATTATTTAGAAGTCAAACAAAAATTTTTTTCTAATAGCTGGCGATATACGAAAAAGCAAAGAACATGGTTTAAGCGCTATAGCATGTTTCGAGAGCTCCCTACGCTAGGGCTAACTGCGACTTCCATTGCAGAAAGAATTGCAGAGGATTACCATCTCTATGGGTAA
- the mqnC gene encoding cyclic dehypoxanthinyl futalosine synthase — translation MNSHRLSFKEGLEILVSSPLSELKQLANAIREQRHPNKEVTYVLDANPNYTNICKMNCTFCAFYRKPHSPDAYLLSLEDFRKLLKYYTTLGIKTVLLQGGVHPTIGIDYLESLVRVTVQEFPSIHPHFFSAVEIHHAALVSRISEEEALNRLWQAGLRTIPGGGAEILSERVRKLISPKKMGPGGWLNFHKLSHKVGFRTTATMMFGHVETLEDILIHLESLREAQDECPGFLSFIPWSYKPQNSPLGKKIPPRHTEEMYYRILAVARIFLDNFDHIAASWFGEGKEVGARALHYGADDFGGTILDESVHKCAGWELKSTENEIREIIQKAGFIPVERNSFFQRIETISYP, via the coding sequence ATGAACTCCCATCGACTATCCTTTAAAGAAGGGCTAGAAATACTGGTTTCCTCTCCATTGTCAGAGCTTAAACAGTTGGCAAACGCCATTCGAGAACAGCGACATCCCAATAAAGAAGTTACCTATGTCCTCGATGCGAATCCAAATTATACAAACATCTGTAAGATGAATTGTACGTTCTGTGCCTTTTATAGAAAACCACACTCTCCAGATGCTTATTTACTGTCTCTTGAGGATTTTCGTAAATTATTAAAATATTATACAACGCTAGGAATCAAAACAGTCTTGTTACAGGGAGGAGTTCATCCTACGATTGGTATAGATTATCTGGAGTCTTTAGTTCGTGTTACCGTACAAGAATTCCCCTCTATACATCCACATTTTTTTTCTGCTGTTGAAATTCACCATGCAGCTTTAGTTTCTCGTATCAGTGAAGAAGAAGCTCTCAATAGGCTTTGGCAAGCTGGGTTAAGAACTATTCCTGGGGGTGGTGCAGAAATTCTTTCAGAGCGCGTTAGAAAACTTATCTCTCCTAAAAAAATGGGCCCTGGCGGATGGTTAAATTTTCATAAGCTCAGTCATAAGGTCGGCTTTCGGACCACAGCAACTATGATGTTTGGTCATGTAGAAACATTGGAAGATATCCTGATCCATCTTGAATCACTACGTGAAGCTCAAGATGAATGCCCCGGCTTTCTGAGCTTTATTCCTTGGAGCTATAAGCCTCAAAACTCTCCTCTGGGCAAAAAAATCCCTCCAAGACATACAGAAGAGATGTATTATCGTATTTTGGCAGTAGCACGTATCTTTTTAGACAACTTCGACCATATAGCTGCTTCATGGTTTGGAGAGGGGAAGGAAGTTGGAGCTCGAGCATTACATTATGGTGCTGATGATTTTGGAGGCACCATTTTAGATGAAAGCGTGCATAAGTGTGCAGGATGGGAACTAAAAAGCACTGAAAACGAAATCCGCGAGATCATCCAGAAAGCAGGCTTTATTCCTGTAGAAAGAAATTCTTTCTTTCAGCGCATCGAGACAATTTCTTACCCATAG
- a CDS encoding bifunctional UDP-N-acetylmuramate--L-alanine ligase/D-alanine--D-alanine ligase, whose protein sequence is MRTTPHYHFIGIGGIGMSALAHILLDKGFSVSGSDSSQNSIINKLKTKGALCFYGHHEDHIPEHATVIYSSGISEDNVEFCKAKQRGLPLLHRSQCLAMLMEESTKILISGSHGKTTTTSLIIAIFQEAKNDPSYAVGGLNSESLNGHAGSSSIFIAEADESDGSLKHYAPDVAVVTNLDEEHLVNYDDDPEKLLKAMQEFSNKVRDSQKVFYNGDCPQLKGEISGITYGFSPSCQLQVVSFYQREWQSSFSFIFCGIEYQNIELNLPGRHNVLNAAAACGVALTFGIEISVIRKALKKFPGVQRRLEQKNCSNKYLYLEDYAHHPVEISHTLQAVRDAVGLRRVIAIFQPHRFSRLQACLDLFPHAFKDADEVILTDVYSAGEPFVEISMEQLSNQIALKSLVKCSYIPFDQLVQFLKEKIRVHDVCISLGAGNIHVLGSALKNFEPRKLSIGLVCGGKSCEHEISLLSARHVSHRFSQEYYDCTFFVISRDGLWNVVQDLNTPLPKEQGSPVLSSEIAKALLSIDFFLPILHGPFGEDGSIQGFFEILGKPYGGPDLLPAAISMDKLMTKRVASAVGVPVVPYQELSLFAWKRNPEGCIRSILDIFTFPMVVKSSHLGSSLGIFLVNNKEELEEKISEAFLYDTDIFIEESRLESREIEISCIGQPYSFYIAKPNERRGSQGFIGYHEKYGLNGISSARIIFDLQLPKESENRVKEFAERVFKAIQGKGCARIDFFLDEEGNYWLSEINPIPGMTASSSFLRAFEQSEWSAEKVLDYLIIEGLHRFDKQEKVLRVPHPTCDYAKKS, encoded by the coding sequence ATGCGCACAACGCCTCACTATCATTTTATTGGGATAGGCGGTATTGGAATGAGTGCATTAGCACACATCTTGCTGGACAAGGGATTTTCAGTGTCCGGGAGTGATTCTTCGCAAAATTCCATCATAAATAAGCTAAAAACTAAGGGAGCTTTGTGTTTTTATGGCCATCATGAAGACCATATTCCTGAGCATGCAACTGTGATTTATAGCTCGGGGATCTCCGAGGATAACGTAGAATTTTGTAAAGCAAAACAGCGAGGGCTTCCTCTGCTTCATCGCTCGCAGTGCTTAGCAATGCTTATGGAAGAAAGCACAAAAATTCTTATATCAGGAAGTCATGGGAAAACTACAACGACTTCTTTGATCATCGCAATTTTTCAAGAAGCAAAAAACGACCCCTCTTATGCTGTTGGAGGCCTAAATTCGGAATCTCTGAATGGCCATGCAGGGAGCTCCTCGATATTTATTGCAGAAGCCGATGAGAGTGACGGCTCCTTAAAGCACTATGCTCCCGACGTTGCCGTCGTGACAAACTTAGATGAGGAGCATCTTGTTAATTACGATGATGACCCTGAAAAGCTCTTAAAGGCAATGCAGGAGTTCTCAAATAAAGTCAGAGATTCCCAAAAGGTATTTTATAATGGAGATTGCCCCCAGCTAAAAGGGGAGATCTCAGGAATTACCTATGGGTTTTCTCCATCCTGTCAACTGCAGGTCGTATCTTTCTATCAAAGGGAATGGCAGAGCTCATTTTCCTTTATCTTTTGTGGTATAGAATATCAAAATATCGAGCTCAATCTCCCTGGCCGGCATAACGTCCTGAATGCTGCTGCAGCCTGTGGGGTGGCATTGACTTTTGGGATTGAGATTTCTGTGATTCGTAAGGCTTTGAAGAAGTTCCCAGGAGTGCAACGGAGGTTAGAACAGAAAAATTGCTCTAATAAGTATCTTTACCTTGAAGATTATGCCCATCATCCTGTGGAGATTTCCCATACCTTACAAGCTGTCCGTGATGCTGTAGGGTTGCGGAGGGTCATTGCAATTTTCCAGCCACATAGGTTTTCACGACTGCAAGCCTGTTTAGATCTGTTTCCTCATGCGTTTAAAGATGCTGACGAAGTGATTTTAACAGATGTCTATAGTGCTGGAGAACCCTTTGTAGAGATCTCCATGGAACAGCTTAGCAACCAAATTGCTTTGAAGTCTCTTGTGAAGTGCTCTTATATTCCTTTTGATCAGCTTGTGCAGTTTTTGAAAGAGAAAATTCGTGTTCATGATGTTTGTATTTCCCTAGGGGCAGGAAATATTCATGTTTTAGGAAGTGCCCTAAAGAACTTTGAACCTAGAAAGTTATCTATAGGGCTTGTATGTGGGGGGAAATCATGTGAGCATGAAATCTCTCTACTTTCTGCTCGCCATGTTTCCCATAGGTTTTCTCAGGAGTACTATGACTGTACATTTTTTGTCATCAGCCGCGATGGATTATGGAACGTTGTTCAGGATTTGAATACCCCCCTTCCTAAGGAGCAGGGAAGCCCTGTATTATCTTCAGAAATTGCCAAAGCCTTGCTAAGTATCGACTTTTTCTTACCGATATTGCATGGCCCCTTTGGGGAAGATGGCTCTATACAGGGATTTTTTGAAATTTTAGGGAAGCCTTACGGAGGACCAGATTTGCTTCCTGCTGCGATCTCTATGGATAAACTCATGACAAAACGCGTTGCGTCTGCTGTAGGGGTTCCTGTAGTCCCCTACCAAGAGCTCTCGTTGTTTGCTTGGAAAAGAAATCCTGAAGGTTGTATCCGCAGCATATTGGATATCTTCACGTTCCCTATGGTTGTGAAATCTTCGCATCTTGGATCTAGCTTGGGGATTTTCCTTGTAAACAATAAAGAGGAGCTTGAAGAGAAAATTTCAGAGGCTTTTCTTTATGATACAGATATTTTTATTGAAGAGAGCCGCTTAGAGTCTCGGGAAATCGAAATTTCTTGTATAGGCCAGCCTTATAGCTTTTATATTGCAAAACCTAATGAAAGGCGTGGTTCTCAGGGATTTATTGGGTACCATGAGAAATATGGCCTGAATGGAATATCCAGTGCTAGGATTATCTTTGATTTGCAGCTTCCTAAAGAATCAGAGAATCGTGTAAAAGAGTTCGCAGAACGCGTATTTAAAGCGATCCAAGGTAAAGGTTGCGCTAGGATAGATTTCTTTTTGGATGAAGAAGGAAACTATTGGCTTTCAGAAATCAATCCAATCCCGGGAATGACAGCGTCGAGTTCTTTTTTAAGAGCTTTTGAACAATCCGAATGGTCTGCAGAAAAAGTTCTAGATTATCTCATTATAGAAGGTTTACATAGATTCGACAAACAAGAGAAAGTTTTGAGAGTTCCGCATCCTACGTGTGATTACGCAAAAAAAAGCTAA